The following are encoded in a window of Xyrauchen texanus isolate HMW12.3.18 chromosome 42, RBS_HiC_50CHRs, whole genome shotgun sequence genomic DNA:
- the LOC127635307 gene encoding neuritin-like, translating to MGCTISLLCASPHALKTTGKITNSFRIAALTKRRCSTLRFGCLFPSQISKIGIYSNGFIGCRMGLTLTGRYISLFLAVQIAYLLQAVRAAGKCDTVFKGFSNCLLRLGDDMANYPQELDEKENLQTICTYWDNFHSCATTALADCQEGATDLWEKLKKESRSLEFRGSLFELCAGGNGASRSTVPFGLTLILTALSALVTWLQF from the exons ATGGGGTGCACCATTTCACTTCTCTGCGCCTCACCGCACGCGTTAAAGACGACGGGAAAAATCACAAATAGTTTCCGAATAGCTGCGTTAACTAAACGGCGATGTTCAACGCTCAGATTTGGCTGTCTTTTCCCCTCACAAATATCTAAAATTGGCATATACTCCAATGGTTTTATTGGATGTAGGATGGGATTAACTTTGACCGGAAGATATATTTCATTGTTTCTTGCTGTTCAAATAG CCTATTTGCTGCAGGCGGTTCGAGCGGCAGGGAAATGTGATACAGTATTCAAAGGTTTCTCGAACTGCCTTCTTCGACTGGGAGATGACATGGCCAACTATCCACAGGAGCTGGACGAGAAGGAAAACCTTCAGACCATCTGCAC TTACTGGGATAATTTCCATTCATGTGCGACCACTGCTCTGGCAGACTGTCAGGAGGGAGCCACAGATCTCTGggagaaactgaaaaaagagtCCAGAAGTCTGGAATTCCGCGGCAGCCTGTTTGAACTGTGTGCGGGCGGGAACGGCGCGAGCCGATCAACGGTTCCGTTCGGCTTAACGCTGATCCTAACGGCACTGTCTGCTCTCGTGACGTGGCTTCAGTTTTAA